The Gadus morhua chromosome 18, gadMor3.0, whole genome shotgun sequence DNA segment cctggcctctaacgggactcaagcctctgaccccctggcctctaacaacgggactcaagcctctgaccccctggcctctaacaacgggactcaagcctctgaccccctggcctctaacaacgggactcaagcctctgaccccctggcctctaacaacgggactcaagcctctgaccccctggcctctaacaacgtgactcaagcctccgaccctctggcctctaacgtgactcaagcctctgaccccctggcctctaacaacgtgactcaagcctccgacccgctggcctctaacgtgactcaagcctctgaccccctggccactaacaacgggactcaagcctctgaccccctggcctctaacaacgggactcaagcttctgaccccctggccactaacgtgactcaagcctctgacccattggcctctaacaatgtgactcaagcctctgaccccctggcctctaacaatgtgactcaagcctctgaccccctggcctctaacgtgactcaagcctctgaccccctggcctctaacaacgggactcaagcctctgaccccttggcctctaacaatgtgactcaagcctttgaccccctggcctctaacgtgactcaagcctctgaccccctggcctctaacgtgactcaagcctctgaccctttggcctctaacaaccggactcaagcctctgaccctttggcctctaacaaccggactcaagcctctgaccccctggcctctaacaacgggactcaagcctctgaccccctggcctctaacaacgggactcaagcctctgaccccctggcctctaacaacgggactcaagcctctgaccccctggcctctaacaacgggactcaagcctctgaccccctggcctctaacaacgggactcaagcctctgaccccctggcctctaacaacgcgACTCaggcctctgaccccctggcctctaacgtgactcaagcctctgaccctttggcctctaacgggactcaagcctctgaccctttggcctctaacgggactcaagcctctgaccctttggcctctaacgggactcaagcctctgaccctttggcctctaacaacgggactcaagcctctgaccccctggcctctaacaacgggactcaagcctctgaccccctggcctctaacaacgggactcaagcctctgaccccctggcctctaacaacgggactcaagcctctgaccccctggcctctaacaacgggactcaagcctctgaccccctggcctctaacaacgcgACTCaggcctctgaccccctggcctctaacgtgactcaagcctctgaccctttggcctctaacgggactcaagcctctgaccctttggcctctaacgggactcaagcctctgaccctttggcctctaacgtgactcaagcctctgaccccctggcctctaacgtgactcaagccactgaccccctggcctctaacgtgactcaagcctctgaccccctggcctctaacgggactcaagcctctgaccccctggcctctaacaacgggactcaagcctctgaccctttggcctctaacaacgggactcaagcctctgaccctttggcctctaacaacgggactcaagcctctgaccctttggcctctaacgtgactcaagcctctgaccccctggcctctaacgtgactcaagcctctgacccttttgcctctaacaacgggactcaagcctccgaccccttggcctctagcaacgggactcaagcctctgaccccctggcctctaacgtgactcaagcctctgaccccctggcctctaacgtgactcaagcctctgaccctttggcctctaacaaccggactcaagcctctgaccctttggcctctaacaaccggactcaagcctctgaccccctggcctctaacaacgggactcaagcctctgaccccctggcctctaacgtgactcaagcctctgaccccctggcctctaacgtgactcaagcctctgacccttttgcctctaacaacgggactcaagcctccgaccccttggcctctagcaacgggactcaagcctctgaccccctggcctctaacgtgactcaagcctctgaccccctggcctctaacgtgactcaagcctctgaccctttggcctctaacaaccggactcaagcctctgaccctttggcctctaacaaccggactcaagcctctgaccccctggcctctaacaacgggactcaagcctctgaccccctggcctctaacgtgactcaagcctctgaccccctggccactaacaacgggactcaagcctctgaccccctggcctctaacgtgactcaagcctctgaccctttggcctctaacaacgggactcaagcctctgaccctttggcctctatcaaccggactcaagcctctgaccccctggcctctaacaacgggactcaagcctctgaccccctggcctctaacaacgggactcaagcctctgaccccctggcctctaacgggactcaagcctctgaccccttggcctctaacaacctgactcaagcctctgaccccctggcctctaacaacgggactcaagcctctgaccccctggcctctaacaacgggactcaagcctctgaccccctggcctcttacgggactcaagcctctgaccctttggcctctaacgggactcaagcctctgaccctttggcctctaacaacgggactcaagcctctgaccctttggcctctaacgtgactcaagcctctgaccccctggcctctaacgtgactcaagcctctgacccttttgcctctaacaacgggactcaagcctctgaccccttggcctctagcaacgggactcaagcctctgaccccctggcctctaacgtgactcaagcctctgaccccctggcctctaacgtgactcaagcctctgaccccctggcctctaacgtgactcaagcctctgaccctttggcctctaacaaccggactcaagcctctgaccccctggcctctaacgggactcaagcctctgaccccctggcctctaacaacgggactcaagcctctgaccccctggcctctaacaatgtgactcaagcctctgaccccctggcctctaacaacgggactcaagcctctgaccccctggcctctaacaacgggactcaagcctctgaccccctggcctctaacaacgtgactcaagcctccgaccctctggcctctaacgtgactcaagcctctgaccccctggcctctaacaacgtgactcaagcctccgacccgctggcctctaacgtgactcaagcctctgaccccctggccactaacaacgggactcaagcctctgaccccctggcctctaacaacgggactcaagcttctgaccccctggccactaacgtgactcaagcctctgacccattggcctctaacaatgtgactcaagcctctgaccccctggcctctaacaatgtgactcaagcctctgaccccctggcctctaacgtgactcaagcctctgaccccctggcctctaacaacgggactcaagcctctgaccccttggcctctaacaatgtgactcaagcctttgaccccctggcctctaacgtgactcaagcctctgaccccctggcctctaacgtgactcaagcctctgaccctttggcctctaacaaccggactcaagcctctgaccctttggcctctaacaaccggactcaagcctctgaccccctggcctctaacaacgggactcaagcctctgaccccctggcctctaacaacgggactcaagcctctgaccccctggcctctaacaatgtgactcaagcctcttaccccctggcctctaacaacgtgactcaagcctccgacccgctggcctctaacgtgactcaagcctccgACCCGCTGGCcactaacaacgggactcaagcctctgaccccctggcctctaacgtgactcaagcctctgaccctttggcctctaacaacgggactcaagcctctgaccccctggcctctaacaacgggactcaagcctctgaccccctggcctctaacaacgggactcaagcctctgaccccctggcctctaacaacgggactcaagcctctgaccccctggcctctaacaacgggactcaagcctctgaccccctggcctctaacaacgggactcaagcctctgaccccctggcctctaacaacgggactcaagcctctgaccccctggcctctaacaacgcgACTCaggcctctgaccccctggcctctaacaacgcgACTCaggcctctgaccctttggcctctaacgggactcaagcctctgaccctttggcctctaacgggactcaagcctctgaccctttggcctctaacgggactcaagcctctgaccctttggcctctaacgtgactcaagcctctgaccccctggcctctaacgtgactcaagccactgaccccctggcctctaacgtgactcaagcctctgaccccctggcctctaacgggactcaagcctctgaccccctggcctctaacaacgggactcaagcctctgaccctttggcctctaacaacgggactcaagcctctgaccctttggcctctaacaacgggactcaagcctctgaccctttggcctctaacgtgactcaagcctctgaccccctggcctctaacgtgactcaagcctctgacccttttgcctctaacaacgggactcaagcctccgaccccttggcctctagcaacgggactcaagcctctgaccccctggcctctaacgtgactcaagcctctgaccccctggcctctaacgtgactcaagcctctgaccctttggcctctaacaaccggactcaagcctctgaccctttggcctctaacaaccggactcaagcctctgaccctttggcctctaacaaccggactcaagcctctgaccccctggcctctaacaacgggactcaagcctctgaccccctggcctctaacaacgggactcaagcctctgaccccctgaccactaacaacgggactcaagcctctgaccctttggcctctaacgcctctaacaacgtgactcaagcctctgacaaCCACAAACTGGCCTCCGACATCTCTGAGAAGCCTGCTTCGAGTCAAAGCAACAACTCCATGATGCCCATTCATCACAATCAAAGTGAGGGAAATGGAAGCCATTCATAATAAAGAGATTTGCACAATATTTTGTGCACTATTTTAGTCGCTAACAATCTTTTGTTTCAGATGTTTCACAAACATCGCTAAGCAAAGGTTGCAGGAAACACTATAAGGCCGTTGGACTACAATTGCTTCAGGCGATCTCAAATTACAAGGATGTTAAAGAAGGTGAGATGGTTCAAGTTTCTTTGACTATTATTAATATGCAAATTCTGTTTCATGGACGGATGTTTTCGCTTCTCTAAACCCAATAGTAAGCCGAGAGTCGGATCAGGTGAACGCCGAGGCATCATCAGGAACTGACCCCAAAGCAGTCGGGGCTGCTTTGGATGCCAACGATTTAGCCGCTCTGAATAATGTTTTAACTGGACAACAGCATAATGGACAAGAAACTGACTAACGAATGTATGCCTTGATAATAAAAACTTTTAATTGATACTgtacaatgtttttatttgaggGGTGGTTTGTAAATCTGGACCAAGCAATCTGTACTTGATGCACTTATTTCCCATTTGACTGGTTGTGTGGGCAGAACCTGGGAGTTGTGACTTGGGACAAGCCCCTTCACTGTCTCAAGTCCCATCTTAAAACTCACCTTTACTCTGGCTTTTAACTCCAGGTAGCGTGTTGATGTGTTATGTAGATGTATTATGTGGGCAGTGGATCTTATTTATTGGATTCTATTTGGGTATCTTTTATGCTATTGAGCCTCTCATCTTTTATTGTGCTTCTGTGGTGTCATCTTGTTGTACAGCACTTTTAAATAGTGATATGTAAAGTGGAAGTAGGCAGCGCTGTGATCTTCAGTAATGGcatttgtgtgggggggaactACTTGACAAATGTGGTACTTGTACTATTGTATGCTTAAATTGAAGATTTCCCTGTAATGAAATGGAATCATTCTAGCTCCTGCCAAGGCTAATCTTCCCTTGGTTTGAAGCCTGCACTTGGGAGTAAAATCGAATTTTCTCTCCAAGACAAAACCGCGACCAAGCGACGGTAAAGGCATGCTTCTTGCTCTAGTGATCATTTCCATAATGTTTGAATAGGCCTACCTTCAAGACGGTGGACTTCTACAGGAAGCACCAGGACTCCATGACCCCAGCCGGTCTGGGCTTCTTCCAGAGCCAGTGGGACGAGTCGGTCACCAACACCTTCCACAACACGCTTGGTAAGCAACTCTGGAAACGAACCGTTGGAGCGCCTGGCATGTTGgctcttttctttctccttgTTTGTGTACATGGGGAACGGAGGATTTTGCAAAGGAAAAAATgactcaaactcacacctggtggtatatgtCACCTTTTTAAGTTGACGTTTACATGAAGGAATGGGTTTTAGAGCACATTTGAAACCATATTCTTTTGCATATCCTCTACTGGCCATTTTTTTTTGAAGGATCCTAGTTTGGTCATTTTTTGTTTAGCATAATCTTCCATTTGAGTGTATAGCTGTATGGTTTGGTCAGAGTACCTTCATGTGAATAAATCCTGTTAAACatgaaaaacattaaattaaAATTGGATTTTATCATTTAAACAAAGAATCGACAAGTACAATTGTGAGGTTGGGAGGATATATCCATTAACATTAAACTGTCCACTGGTGTTCTTCTTCCTGCAGACATGAAGGAGCCGGTGTTTGAGTTCGTGCGGCCCCCCGTGTACCACCCGCCGCGGGTCAAGTTCCCCCACAGGCAGCCGCTCCGCTACCTGGACCGCTACCGTGAGGGCAAGGAGCACACCTACGGCATCTACTGAGccccacagacgcacacatctGGAGCTACCGCTGGACGACATGTTAATAtaataaattgttttttttgtattgactgCGTCTTATTTTGGTCTGCATTACAACACAGTCCATGGTTTCATTCCATCTTATTCTTGTGGTAAACTGTGTTAATTTCTCCATTGCGATGGTTCTCCACGTTATGAAAGAGTCTTCAGAAATAGAAGGTAACTTTGGGGTTCAGGTCCGGGCGGTCTTCAGCATCTCCTCTACGTCCAGAAGCTTCTCTCGGGGTTTCCCCTGGGCcgcgcccctcctcccctcctggtTGATCTTCTCCCAGTCCGAGAAGGACACCGGCTTCACGCCTGCAACCAATCACACAGGAGAGATTAGATCATGTGACCTGGAGGTTCAAGCCCGCCATCTTGGTGCGTGTTGACCAACACTTCCAGAATAACCAAGCAACACATTATTGGTGTGAAGAGGCACCgagatgtttgagtgtgtgagacaATGCCAAAATACATGTAATCAATTCAACTTAGATATTCCATAAAACCTTTCTGATCAAATGTTCCCGAACCCAACAATCGAAGAAATGAGCCAAACGATTCCTAACGACAAGACAGAGCTGCAATAATAAGTGCGAAAACAGGTGCAGCTCATCAAGTTAATTAGGGATCTGCAAATGACTGGACTCATTAACGGCATGAGGAACACCTGATAGCCGCTTGTGTTTCTATGTCAAAACGACAAACCCCATTGCTAACTTAAATGATTAAAGAGTGAAATAGGATTATTTATTTAGCAAGTGAGGAATCTCTCACCCCTACATTACACCAGATACTAGACGGAGAGCAGTACCTctcttgtccagcagggggatCCCCGTGGATCCAGGCTTGGCAGAGGTCACGTCCAGGCAGCCAGAGGTGAGGTGACGTCCTCCACGACGCTGTGTGCTGTGTCGAAGCTGTTGTTTATGGTGATGGCAATGACCCCGATGGGGCCAGTCTTCAGCCAGCCACTGCAATAAAGacctgggggtgtgtgtgctcccCCAGGTGCTCCACaacaaagaagagaaaaaaaaaaaaatacatttgtgtatttatatacacaAATGTATATGAACACATAAAGGCATagatttatctatctatctatgtaccTATCCatctctatacacacacagacatctatatatagatatggatcTATACATGTGTGTACCAAACGTATGCTGTAACTGCGTCCTGTGTTTGGATGTGATGGGTGAGGGAGCATGTGGGGTCCACACTGGACTTACAGGCGTTGAggccctccttccctcctggGTGGCATCGAGCGGCCGGGCTGGGAACCACAGCCAGGACATGGCGCTTGTCCTGGGGggaacctgagagagagagagcacggggCATTGAATGGTTCTCTAACCTTTTCTACTAGTCTACCTCCTCTAAGATATTTTTTCAGTACCCCCTTTACCGtcacaaaacatttttggggGAATTTTTATGATGTATTGATAATGTATGTGCATTCTATTCGCAGTGTTTACATGAATACTAAAAGTGTGCAAATACTCCTGTTCTGGATGCCCTTAATTTTTCAAGAATTTAAATTTCAACCACGTGTCAATTTTTCTTGAATTTCTACAGTCTAGCTTTCAGAATTGAAACTTGCAAAGggtgaaaacaaaaataattagtTTTTCCTTCATCTTTTGAGTACCCCCTGCAGTACTACAAAatacccctaggggtacgcgTACCCCCCATTTGAGAAAAGGTTCTCAAAACGTTTACACTTGATGCAGCAACACATATGATTGGGTGGTTCAACCCTTTAACCTGGAGCGCTCCTTCGGAATAATGGGGCGTCTGgtgtagggatcgaccgattagGATTTTTTAGGGCAATTTACATTATAAAAATGACAaaatgatgataacaaatgttacaagtctcaattaaaaatgCCATATGTACGGCTTCTTGAGTCATGCACGGAATAAGAATGCCGGATGAATAAAAGCAAGGCAAAATAACAGAGGAACATGGATTGGCTAGGACTTAAGAACTCAAGCTTCGTGCATCAAAGTTTTCTCAGCCTACCAATAACGTCAGGCTACAACCTCTTTCTTTGAAAATCGTATCGTAATCACAAAATAGTGATTCTACTACGAAATAGGGTGATGTGATTGATTTGTAGGAAACAACAGGCCAAACAGAGAAGCATACCTTTCTAAGAAGGCTTTTAATATTTTGGGATAACTACACAGACGCATGCCATACACTCTCTTCATGAGCCTAGATAATAGCCATGTCTAAATATTCTAAATGATAATCCCACTCAGCAGCAGGCCTAAGGAACCaggctgcagtggattcaaTTGTCGACTGAAGGATATTCTTGTTCATGGTATATTTTCTTCACAGAAACACTAGGTTATCTTTTTTAAGTAGTCTCATGTGCCAATTTAACTATGTAACCCTTGATATACAGGAGTACTCATTAACAAAATACACTGACATTGACAACATAGGAAGAGGCAGAAATATCCAACATATTGAATCAAAGACACTACAAGTCAGGTGACCACAGCAGGTAATTACAGCTGATTGTAAATTGGCAACCTGTCTTGTACCAGATAGACAAGCAATAAAGAGCCTGCAAGAAATCAGTGCTGCATGTCTGAAGGTACAGCAAATGCAATGGCCATGGGCAGGGGCAGGTTTTGTGTAGGAGCTGCTTTCGTCATAGCAATTTGGATGACCGAAGGTAAAGTACATTGTAGCGGACTGATTAATTTACTTGAGGAAACTTTAAGCTTAGTATCAATTTGTCTTTAGGTCTGTGATTGAGCTTATATTTAGTATGCTAAATATTGCTAGATGTTTAAGTGGTGTATGCTAAATGGTGCTACATGCTAAATGGTGCTACATGCTAGATGGTGCTACATGCTAAATGGTGCTACATGCTAAATGGGGCTACATGCTAAATGGGGCTATATGCTAAATGGGGCTACGTGTTAAAGTGGAGCATGCTTGAGGTGGCTATACACTAAATGGTGCTATATGCTAAAGGTTGCAATATGTAAGTGGTGTATGCTGAATGGTGCTGAATGCTAACATTGCTATAGTCTATGGTGCTATATGCTAAGTGATGCTTTATGCTATGATGCTAGTGTTAAATGGTACATTATCCTTAATGGTGCCATATGTTAAATTATGCTGTATGCCAAATCTTCCTCCATGCTAAATGATTCTATATGTTCTACACGCAAAATGTCACCACGTGCAAAACGCTGCTATGTGCTAAATGTTTCCCTGTAATTGTTTTTAGTCTCTTGCGCCCCATTTGGAGGGACCAACGGGAGATCCAAAGATGAGAACGGCCTGGGAAGTAAGGGATGAAAAGGCAATGTATATATTTGACTGTCTCCTTCAGTCCGAGTAGTTGACTTGATGGTTTGATTTTCAGATGTTCCACAAAATGACCTAGCTGAAGTCATTAAAATGCAACAACTAATTGAGGCCCTGTATCAAGACCACTATATTATAGAAGGTATGCTCGCTCCAGGTTGTCTGTAGCTGTAACTCTAGCATTCAATGAAATATTTTAACTCTGTTTCTGTTTCAACTGAACAGAATACCTCAAGTCTGCCGCAAAAGCTAGGGCCTATGACCACGTGAGCACAgtccccctggcctctaacgtgactcaagcctctgaccccctggcctctaacgtgtctcaagcctctgacccttttgcctctaacaacgggactcaagcctctgaccccctggcctctaacaacgggactcaagcctctgaccccctggcctctaacaacgggactcaagcctctgaccgcctggcctctaacaacgggactcaagcctctgaccccctggcctctaacaacgggactcaagcctctgaccccctggcctctaacaacgcgactcaagcctctgaccccctggcctctaacaacgcgactcaagcctctgaccccctggcctctaacaacgcgactcaagcctctgaccctttggcctctaacgtgactcaag contains these protein-coding regions:
- the LOC115530735 gene encoding NADPH:adrenodoxin oxidoreductase, mitochondrial-like yields the protein MPPRREGGPQRLTWGSTHTPRSLLQWLAEDWPHRGHCHHHKQQLRHSTQRRGGRHLTSGCLDVTSAKPGSTGIPLLDKRGVKPVSFSDWEKINQEGRRGAAQGKPREKLLDVEEMLKTART